The Phycisphaerales bacterium genome includes a region encoding these proteins:
- a CDS encoding glycosyltransferase family 4 protein, translated as METLPEVLPIRVGVCGTTVVQRNGRWYTHHSMGRVADVLAGRFRTLRFYGPRASAEGLDSIDHAFEAANLEVVPWDVPRATVRAMRNPRALLRAYRAMAGEVDALILRGNPPLIWAAHGYARQSGIPVVHWVVGNSVAILRGEQRGFRGVMKQVAIAFACAEQKFTRWAIRRSGAAVLANGDELAQLFATPRTQSVVSTTLSASDFLERSDTCQGSEVRVIFVGFVRPEKGLEYLIRALPSLGATPPVQLTIVGSWGQFEEERNRLAGLVEQLGLTARVEWAGYAPFGPELFAQLDRSDVMVLPSLSEGTPRVLVEARARSLPVISTRVGGIPSSVRDGEDGLLVPPRDAGAIAAALERIIRDGELRRRLIATGRERMRELTMDRFVDRMVLALRQAARGDQLPAPGATNARAMV; from the coding sequence TTGGAAACGCTGCCGGAAGTGCTGCCGATTCGTGTGGGTGTGTGCGGAACGACCGTCGTGCAGCGGAATGGCCGGTGGTATACCCATCACTCGATGGGCCGGGTTGCAGACGTGCTGGCGGGGCGCTTCAGGACGCTGCGGTTCTACGGCCCACGTGCATCCGCAGAAGGGCTGGACTCGATCGATCACGCCTTTGAGGCCGCCAATCTCGAGGTCGTGCCCTGGGATGTGCCCCGCGCAACCGTTCGGGCGATGCGGAATCCGCGTGCCCTGCTCCGGGCCTATCGCGCCATGGCTGGCGAGGTGGATGCCCTGATCCTGAGGGGCAATCCGCCACTGATCTGGGCGGCGCACGGTTATGCCCGGCAGTCCGGCATCCCGGTGGTGCACTGGGTGGTCGGGAATTCCGTCGCGATTCTCCGTGGTGAGCAGCGCGGCTTTCGTGGTGTCATGAAACAGGTTGCGATTGCGTTTGCGTGCGCTGAACAGAAGTTCACGCGCTGGGCGATTCGCCGATCGGGTGCAGCGGTGCTGGCGAATGGGGACGAATTAGCTCAGCTTTTTGCAACGCCGCGCACGCAGTCGGTGGTGAGCACGACCCTGAGTGCATCCGATTTCCTCGAACGTTCCGATACCTGCCAGGGATCGGAGGTGCGCGTCATCTTTGTCGGCTTTGTACGACCCGAGAAGGGTCTTGAGTACCTGATACGGGCTTTGCCATCCCTGGGAGCGACACCTCCAGTGCAGCTCACGATCGTGGGTTCGTGGGGTCAGTTTGAGGAGGAGCGAAATCGGCTCGCGGGGCTCGTCGAGCAGCTCGGACTCACGGCCCGGGTGGAATGGGCCGGCTATGCCCCGTTCGGACCGGAGCTGTTCGCGCAGCTTGACCGGTCAGACGTCATGGTGTTGCCCAGCTTGTCGGAAGGCACGCCGCGCGTCCTGGTGGAGGCCCGGGCACGAAGTTTGCCCGTGATCAGTACGCGCGTTGGCGGCATTCCGAGCAGCGTGCGCGATGGAGAGGACGGTTTGCTGGTGCCACCGCGCGATGCCGGAGCCATCGCCGCCGCGCTGGAACGCATCATTCGTGACGGTGAGTTGCGACGGCGCCTGATTGCCACCGGTCGCGAGCGCATGCGTGAGTTGACCATGGACCGTTTCGTCGACCGGATGGTGCTGGCGCTGCGGCAGGCGGCCCGTGGCGATCAGCTGCCCGCGCCGGGCGCGACAAACGCGAGGGCCATGGTATGA
- a CDS encoding acyltransferase codes for MRLLKYLWFHLVMTCTAWMSDVRPILKLRGWLARPAFARCGRDLQIAHNVTINFPNMLSFGSHVYLGPGSWLHCAGGVTLEDEVQLAPYVVLITGNHRLANGSYRYGKGQRAPIRIGRGSWLAAHVTVTAGVSVGRGTLVAANAVVTKDLPDFVIAGGVPARVIKEVAPDERDCADAARPEDRP; via the coding sequence ATGAGACTGCTGAAATACCTCTGGTTCCATCTGGTCATGACTTGTACGGCGTGGATGTCCGATGTGCGGCCGATTCTCAAGTTGCGCGGTTGGCTGGCGCGACCTGCGTTCGCCCGTTGTGGAAGGGATCTCCAGATTGCCCACAATGTCACGATCAACTTCCCGAATATGCTGAGTTTTGGCTCGCATGTTTACCTCGGTCCCGGGAGTTGGCTGCATTGTGCCGGCGGTGTCACGCTCGAAGACGAGGTGCAGCTCGCACCCTACGTGGTTCTCATCACGGGCAACCACCGGCTCGCGAACGGGTCTTATCGCTACGGGAAGGGTCAGCGCGCGCCGATTCGGATCGGTCGCGGCAGTTGGCTGGCGGCTCATGTAACCGTGACCGCCGGTGTGTCGGTCGGACGGGGTACGCTTGTCGCCGCGAACGCGGTGGTGACGAAAGATCTGCCCGACTTCGTCATCGCCGGTGGCGTCCCTGCCCGCGTCATCAAGGAAGTGGCACCGGACGAGCGGGACTGTGCCGATGCAGCGCGGCCGGAGGATCGGCCTTGA
- a CDS encoding phenylacetate--CoA ligase family protein, producing the protein MATWVQRLVWRFPVLGDAAATYRGWQLKRIRYGPQYAALVEEISARRAWSPEQMQRYVDERLRAMVAIAAEHVPHYREAFATHGVRPEDVRGAIDLARLPLLAKETVRAAPERLLNTALPRARLHRSSTSGTTGTPVALYYTSEVAQWNYAFFEARHRRVIGMEFGRRPYAMLGAQPVTAATRTRPPFWVYNYASKQLYLSSYHLAERYLGHYVKALRQRPYHALMGFPSSLHALAQYMLAHDERVRIPIISTSSEMLYEHQRADIERAFEGRVFDQYGCAEKACFASQEADGVYYISPDYGILEVLDEAGQPVAPGETGELVCTSLCNDAQLFLRYRLGDRGAILPPLPGGPPFPRLARLEGRIGQAILTPDGREVARLGPVLSGLAGIRECQFVQEERDLVRVLIVPAHDFVPAAATTIVARLRERCGEMRIEVTRVNAIPRTQGGKFETVVRKWQPEVP; encoded by the coding sequence TTGGCTACCTGGGTACAGCGCCTGGTGTGGCGTTTTCCGGTTCTGGGCGACGCGGCGGCCACCTATCGCGGCTGGCAGCTCAAGCGCATCCGCTACGGTCCGCAGTATGCGGCCCTGGTCGAAGAAATCAGCGCCCGGCGCGCGTGGTCGCCGGAGCAGATGCAGCGCTACGTGGATGAGCGTCTGCGGGCGATGGTCGCGATCGCGGCGGAACACGTCCCGCACTACCGGGAGGCCTTTGCCACTCATGGCGTACGTCCGGAGGATGTCCGCGGTGCGATCGATCTGGCGCGGTTGCCGCTCCTCGCCAAGGAAACCGTGCGGGCCGCGCCCGAGCGCTTGCTCAACACGGCTCTGCCACGCGCGCGGCTGCACCGCAGCAGCACCAGTGGAACGACCGGAACTCCGGTCGCTTTGTACTACACGTCCGAAGTGGCCCAGTGGAACTATGCATTCTTTGAGGCCCGCCATCGCCGCGTGATCGGGATGGAGTTCGGCCGCCGGCCGTACGCCATGCTGGGAGCACAGCCGGTGACCGCGGCGACGCGCACCCGTCCACCGTTCTGGGTATACAACTACGCCTCCAAGCAGCTTTATCTATCGAGCTATCACCTGGCGGAACGCTACCTTGGCCACTATGTCAAAGCCCTGCGGCAACGGCCCTACCATGCGCTGATGGGCTTTCCTTCCAGCTTGCACGCCCTCGCTCAATACATGCTTGCCCATGACGAACGCGTGCGAATCCCGATCATCAGCACCAGTTCGGAAATGCTCTACGAACATCAGCGGGCGGATATCGAACGGGCTTTCGAGGGGCGCGTCTTTGATCAGTACGGTTGCGCTGAGAAGGCGTGCTTCGCCTCGCAGGAGGCGGACGGGGTGTACTACATCAGCCCCGACTACGGGATTCTGGAAGTGCTCGATGAAGCCGGGCAGCCGGTCGCGCCGGGGGAGACGGGCGAGCTGGTCTGTACGAGTTTGTGCAACGATGCGCAGTTATTCTTGCGATACCGGCTCGGGGATCGTGGCGCGATTCTCCCACCGCTGCCGGGCGGACCACCGTTCCCGCGGTTGGCCCGGCTGGAGGGGCGCATCGGCCAGGCCATCCTGACGCCGGACGGACGCGAGGTGGCGCGGCTGGGGCCGGTGCTCAGTGGCCTGGCGGGCATTCGGGAGTGCCAGTTCGTACAGGAGGAGCGCGACCTGGTGCGCGTGTTGATTGTGCCAGCACACGACTTTGTGCCGGCCGCGGCGACGACGATCGTGGCGCGACTGCGCGAGCGCTGTGGTGAGATGCGTATCGAGGTGACCCGCGTGAATGCGATTCCGCGCACCCAAGGGGGGAAGTTCGAAACGGTTGTCCGGAAGTGGCAGCCCGAGGTGCCGTAG
- a CDS encoding CapA family protein — MSGAWTLTAVGDLMFHGAVGERSRAAADWLWALRPLGEVLLQGDVLFGNFETPITKARRAEPGAPDRYYSPVGTGQALAEYGFDVVNLAHNHIYDFGAEGVEITRAELQAAGLPAIGIGCDADEAATPVVVSSPAGPVAFLGYATAHNAVRPANQYVACFPAVERVVADVRRIRPEVTAVVVSCHTGAQFNPYPAPETRALARAVLAAGASVFLGHHPHVPQGCERIGTGLAAYSLGDFVAPAPQEMRRRTFFLRVRLAGSEVLAHEAVPCFITEEYRTTLPGEPLRSEIAAHLAALDATLTDGRSDELHFATASQRFASQYLSSWWQELRRGGPRVLWRKLRNLRPYHFQLIRQSLARRLGWSRRH; from the coding sequence TTGAGCGGGGCCTGGACGCTGACAGCCGTCGGCGACCTGATGTTTCATGGCGCGGTGGGGGAGCGGAGCCGCGCGGCCGCAGATTGGCTTTGGGCTCTGCGTCCGCTCGGTGAAGTTCTCCTGCAGGGGGACGTGCTCTTCGGGAATTTCGAGACGCCGATTACGAAGGCCCGGCGGGCGGAGCCGGGCGCCCCCGACCGCTACTACAGCCCCGTGGGAACGGGCCAGGCCCTGGCCGAGTATGGCTTCGACGTGGTGAACCTGGCGCACAACCACATCTACGATTTCGGTGCCGAAGGAGTCGAGATTACGCGGGCGGAACTGCAAGCCGCGGGATTGCCTGCCATCGGAATCGGCTGCGATGCGGACGAGGCGGCCACGCCGGTCGTGGTTTCGTCGCCGGCCGGCCCCGTGGCGTTTCTCGGCTACGCGACCGCCCACAATGCGGTCCGTCCGGCAAACCAATATGTGGCATGCTTTCCGGCCGTCGAGCGGGTGGTTGCGGATGTGCGGCGGATTCGCCCGGAAGTGACCGCCGTCGTGGTCTCATGTCACACCGGGGCACAGTTCAACCCATATCCGGCCCCGGAAACGCGGGCCCTGGCGCGTGCGGTGCTTGCGGCAGGGGCGAGCGTGTTTCTTGGTCATCATCCGCATGTGCCACAGGGTTGTGAACGCATCGGGACGGGGCTGGCGGCCTACAGTCTCGGAGATTTCGTGGCGCCGGCCCCGCAGGAAATGCGTCGTCGAACCTTCTTTCTGCGCGTCCGACTGGCCGGTTCCGAAGTGCTTGCGCACGAGGCCGTGCCGTGCTTCATCACCGAGGAATACCGGACGACACTGCCCGGCGAACCCCTGCGCAGCGAAATCGCCGCCCATCTCGCGGCACTGGACGCCACCCTCACGGACGGGCGGAGCGACGAACTGCATTTCGCGACCGCGAGCCAGCGCTTTGCCTCGCAGTATCTCAGCAGTTGGTGGCAGGAACTGCGGCGCGGCGGGCCGCGGGTACTCTGGCGGAAGCTGCGCAATCTCCGCCCCTACCACTTCCAACTGATTCGACAGTCCCTGGCACGTCGCCTCGGTTGGTCACGGCGCCACTGA